Within the Megalops cyprinoides isolate fMegCyp1 chromosome 10, fMegCyp1.pri, whole genome shotgun sequence genome, the region GTTACACTGAGCATAATCatacaaaataattacttttgTAAGGTAATCAATTAAGTATGTTCTATCTAATCATCCTTAGATGATGTTAGAGACGgacatttgtagtatgttactGTCATGtgattttgttgtattttctcTTGCAGCGTATCTGTACAAATCTTAAAAAGCTATGAACAGTTTTAACTATATGCCTCCCCGCTGAAAATATCTTTCTCCTAAATATCTGCAGCTACGTTCTTTGCGGggccggcgctatgggggtgcttaggagtgcagtgcacccccagttgtctccttctattccaatgtctacatagtatttattactgcttttttttttttaaaagacatgacgttttgtgcccccccccttGGATTGAGGTGCagccctctgtattttctccggGTGTCAAGCCTGATTCTTTTCCCCGCTCTTGATTTCTACTCTCCAGATCAGTGGACCTTCAGGTGTGAGGTGAGGTGATGGGGCCGGGAGAACGCAagggggcagtgggggcagaGGTACGGTCTCTCCCCCGTGTGCGTGCGGGTGTGGACCTTCAGGTGCTGGACCATTCTGAAGCTCTTCCCGCACTCCTCGCAGGTGTAGGGCCGCGCCCCGGAGTGGCTGCGGCTGTGCTTTCGCAAGTCCCCCGAATTGCTGTAGCTACGCTCGCAGTCGGGGCAGGGGTACGGCTTCTCCCCCGTGTGGGTGCGCTTGTGCTTGGTCAGGTCCCCGGACTGGCTGAAGCTCTTGCCGCACTCGGCACAGCTGTACGgtctctcccctgtgtgtgtgcgccggTGGGTTTTGAGGTGCTGGATGCGGCTGAACTGCTTGCCGCACACCGTGCAGTGGTAGGGTCTCTCCCCGGTGTGCGTACGCAGATGCTTCTTTAGCAGCCCCGATTCCCCGAATTTCCGCCCGCACTCCCCACACTGGTGGCCCTTCTCCTTGCTGTGCACCCTCTGGTGGGCCCTCAGGTTTCCGATAATTGCAAAATCTTTACCGCACTCTGTGCAACGGTATGGTTTCTCCCCCGAGTGGGTGCGCTGATGGGTTTTTAAATCCCCCTTGTGGCCAAATCTCCTTTCACAGTCCGGGCAAGGGTACGGTTTTTCCCCGGAGTGCGTGAGCTGGTGGGACGTCAGGTGGTTCATCCTCCCGAACTGCTTCCCGCAGTCCTGACACTTGAACGGCTTGAGGCCGGTGTGTATGCGCCTGTGTTTGCTCAGGCTACCGCTCTCCGAAAACCGCCTCCCACACTCGCCGCAGGCGTAAGGCCTTTCGCcggtgtgcgtgcgcatgtgcacGCGCAGATTCTGGGTGGTGGTGCAGCTCTTGCCGCAGACGTTGCAGGCGTATCCGCCCTCAGTGGAGAGAGGTCCGTTTTCCACTGTCTCGTTCTGATCTATGCAGTTATGGGGGCCAGATCTCCCCAGAGCGCCGAAGCTTTTCCCGCAGTCTGCGCAGCTCAGGCGTCCGTCTGCGCAGACGGTGGCTAATTTGTGCCACTCCTTGCAGTGCTTCTGCAGGCTGGCCATGTAGTGGAAGCTGCGGGCGCACTGGGGGCAGGGGTGCCGTTTTTTAGGAGGGGTGCTGGGGTGAAGCTCACGCAGGTGGGCAGCCAGCCGCCGCTGCGAGGGGAACACCTGGCTGCAGTGCGGGCAGCTGTGCATTTTCTCCACTTTTGTTGTGCTGATTTTGCTCTGGGAGGCTCGGCTTCGGAGCAGCGCCAGGTACTGCTGCTGGTGGGTCCACTTGAGGTGCTTCTCCAGGTAAGAGACAGCGGTGAAGGAGACGGCACAGTGAGGGCAGGGGAAATACTCCGGACAGGACGCTGGGAGTcgggagaagaaaaaagagattAGAGGGATACCACatgaagaaagagggagaaacataaaaaataaacatcaggtcacagggcagcagggagaaaagagaaaaaagcaagtGGAATAAGACGGAATGGTGAGAAGACTTAATGAAAACATgctacaaaaaagtaaaaaaaatagtCAGCATATTCAGGGCGATCTTCATGTATCTGAACCACTCAGTGCACCATGGGAAACGATAAGCCTTACAGAAACAAGAACGACACTGAATACACGTTTCACACAATACCACTCAGCAtattatttgtttctttcactGTGCAGCCTACCTGTGCTGGCATGGTGGCCATCACTTTCCCCAGTGTCTGCATCATCCAGGGGACTCTCCTGTTTGAAATAAGTACGCTGCTCTTTGTTGTCCTCCCTTTTCACCTTGAACAAAGACGGATAATCCTTCACCTCTCCAACATGATGCCCGTTATCCCCAACCGACTCTGTTTTAACTGTGACCGCTTCTTGGCCTTTCTGCACAGAATCTGGCTCTGGCTTAATCCCAACCGACTCTGAATCACAGGACTTCACTTGTTTACAGTAGGTTGCTTTGGAGTCAACAGCAGAGTGAGCCAACTCGAGTTCGGTGAGCTCTTCCTTAATTTGGATCGCATGCACTTCAAAATCATTCGACTCCTCCTTGATCTGGACGGACCACTGCTTGAAGGAGGCCGACTGCACAAAATCTAATTTGTGAATGGGAGAAGTCGGGCACTGAAGCAGCTTTGATTCATGCTTAATTTGACCATCAAATTTTGGTGACTGTGGTTCAGAGTTCATGCGTCTTTTCCTCTGGACTATGTGCTGTTTGGGAGATTTGTCCTCCTTGTTGTAGTCTGACGCCATTTCAACAGGTTTGAGCTCCATGTTTCAGTCTAAAGTGCAAAAAGTCCAAATTCTGCTTCTTCTCCCATGACACTGGTATCCTGttagaaacaaatacaaacaaaattatgattactttcatttaaacaacatATGAGTACACAGAACAGAATGGCAAAGCAATAGAAATAGGACAATTATGACGTTGTACTGAAAATACTCATCATCATAAAGACCCATACCGATTGTCGCGTGCCTCTGCCTCAGTTTTGCGCTGCTTTTTCCAATCAATATATGTCGATTGAGGCAATCTAACGTTTGGCTTCTTTGTTGTGATTGTATAAATAAGCATGGGCTCAATCCTGTCTTGGCTGTATACAGTATCACCGCTGTTCTGTACAGTAAGAGCTATCATGACACATGGCAACGACGAATAGCAGAAATACTCCCGTTATTTTCCGCATCTTTTCCGATCATTAAAAGTGACGACATCTACGACGTTGCAGCCAGGGTACATTAGGCTGCTAAATGTCTTGGCTGTATGGATATGCTTGAAAAACGGAGGAAAATACACGTTAAGTGAACGCCTATAGCTTGTATGGCTTTATCGActgtaaacattacattatactaGCTGACACTAATCACGATAATCACGACAGCTATTAAAATACTTACCGGAACTGTTGCTAGGTGCCTTTAGCTGTAATTTTTCACgctttcttcatttatttattcctaaCGGACAATAAAGGATAACACGGCCAGCAACAAGCCGTCCACATTCGGTGTAGCTAGCTTGTTGGCTAACGTTAGACAGGAAAACtagccatttcatttcaatgcaaaacCGGTCGAACATCACGGTTATTTTGTACTAGCCCAGCCATAATAATACAGCCCTGCCCATAATCATTTGCGGCTTGATTACTTTTAAATTGTTCACCGTGCAATAATCTTGTCACGTATCAACATCACACAGCTGTAGTGACCGGAAGAGCTGTGCTCGGGAGTGATGCAGCGTCTCACCAATCACGTCCCGCACGCTTCGGGTCCAGGATCCGGATGATGGCGATTGGTGCAAACGCTTTCCATCGCTCGCCAGACGCTCTTCCCCAGGGCCGCTTACGGAGCCTGGCGGCTGCAGGCGGTCACTCCGCTGCGGTGGGGTCATCGAGGGCATGGGTGATTTTTGGAGAAGGGTGCTTGAACGCATGAACGCAATGATGAACAACTGAAACTTGATCTACGCAGCGCACTGTACAAGTGTGTTGTGTCTATTTTAATAGCAATATAATCTGCGAACGTCTTAAAACGGTATTAAAATGATGAACCATACAGCGTCACATCactttgaattgaaataatgtCACCAGGCTTCATCAATAAGGTCCATTCAGCTGGCGTTTAatagagaaaacacaaaagtaCAGAAAGTAGTTCACTGATGAACACATCTCGTAACTTCCACTTTGTAGCAGACTCCAAGCCATGAAGGTGAGTCAGGGCGAGGAAAAACCAACTGCAAACAATTGCATGAACAGCAGAGTtctcttctaaaaaaaaaaaagacaaagcaaaaatactgtaaatgaatcAACCTTGCACAGAATACATTAACAGCAATAATATGAGAATGACaatgatgacagagagaaaaaaaaataagtttagACACTTAGTGTAAGAAAGCGTGATTCACAGGTACAGAATCACCAGAATGGTTTTAAAGTTCAATATGCTTTGcataaattaaaatcaaagaCACTGGGAATAGGTATCTAACATTTAGAATAACCGTTTCATCATACATGAAAATTGTACAATTAAGCAAAGGTTCTGAATCAGTTGTCCAATATGGCCAACCAGTTCTTGCATGTGTTTGGCTATTGCTTTTAATGAGCAGGACCACTAAATTCATTCCATGTTCATAGCCTGAACCACCATCACCAAACACCTCACCTAATGGTGCCTGTTCACATTACAATAATCAAGATATGGCCTCctccatttaaaataatgtggtTTGTTACTCAGTAAATACAAAATTTACTTGTACTTGTAACCGTTTCTACCCACTGCTTTTTCATCTAGAAAATATCTGAAGCAATGACCCAAACACTGGCCCCTGAAggacattatttaaaatggagTGCCCATACGGTGGTGCACATACGCAAAGAGATTAGTAAGgcgggcttttttttttagtgtaatGAAAGCAAAACTCTGTTTTGAATGTAACCATTTCCATCAGCACAAACATCATACAAAACACCTTCATACAGTACTcttacagtaacacaaaaaaacacaaatgcttaAAAAGAAATACTGATCATTTTTCTTGTAGTGTACAATTTGGTTTCACACCATctatccagttttttttttttttgacattctCTCACCAGGAGAGTTTTCACACTGAGCTTGTAGTGTTTGGTATCTGCATTTCAAACTTAATCAAAATGGTTTCAACCAGCTCACATACGCATTCCTCCCAATTATCACATAAATGATGGAAAGACCAATTAGAATGCACCAAAAAATTCACATGAATTGCAGCTCCTTATGGCCGACACAGTCATCCATTCAAGGAGCTGGAACATCagtccagcaaaaaaaaataaaattaaattaaaaaaagccaAACTGTAAAGTACACATGATATCAAGTAAATTGGTTTcatatttttaacttttgaaGAAATATATCCAAGTAATAAAAAGGGGCTATCCTACACATCCTTCATTCATGGGACAAATAAGCAGCGTCCAACTGAATGGTTTCTCAATATCCTGCTTTTTCATATAATTAAGTAACAGAAAATTCCAAGAGGCTGGGTAGTAACGTTTGTTACacaagatttgtttttcttaaacatGCTTATGCTCAGATACCTCTCCCATGAAGACAGTAGCGTTATGTGTGGACACAGACAGACTAATTCGACATAAGAAAACCCCTGACAGTACAGGGTTATATTCTACAGTACAGTAGAGCATACTATTACGATCACGTTCAACAGGCATTGAGGCGGCAAAGTTAGTGACCTCAGTAGAAAGGGGTACTATACAACTGGGTGTGAAATTATATGACAGTTAACATACAAACAGCTGTACTTGATAGCAAAGGCTGGGAGAATAAAGGCAAGTACAGGCAAATGCAACATTAGCTAAAAGAACCATTTATGAAGGCTAAGGGCATTTTTTGTATAACGGTACAGCTATACAGTTTGATTTAAATATAGGCCTGTTGCATAAAAGCATGCAATTGCCTAAGTTACTTCTTAATTAGTGTTTTTATCAATGGTGCAGTTTTATTAGCATAATACCACCTcaatcagatgtttttttttttttttgatggacaAGACGACAGGACAATGATCACATTCTTGCACATTCAAGTGAACTGGTCACCGTGTTTTCCTGTTGCCTCCGACGATCATGACATTTGGATATGAAGCACGTCACTGGTCCATCTCCCACGCTGTTCACATCATCCGCTGTGTTCTCTGTCATTGGCCGAACCAATAACAACAAAATCTTCTGATAGGCTGTCATCTGCACTTCTGCCTCTACATTGGCTGCAGGCTGGATGCGATGTCACTGAGCTGAAAGCGTACTGTACTTTAACACATTGCTGAAGCCTCAAAATAGCAATAAAGGAAGGAGTAAAAGATAGTGTATGTACATATCTATCAACAGTTTCTCTCCAAACCCAttctgctctcccctctccctccataaTCTCTCGACAGCCTTCGGCGGCCATCTTCTCACGCTCTCTCTTTGCTGTCCCCTTCAGCCTGTGCGCTCTGCTTTTTACATGGCCATGGTGGTGAGGTGCTGGTGGCCCAGAAGCCCTTTGCGCCCCCCGCCGGCACCCGGGTGGCACCCCCCGCTCCCGTGGCCGCAGTACTCCTGCAGATTCTGCCGCAGGGTCACCAGGGCGGAGCCCAGGCACGCCCGGTTGGGTGCCAGGATGCCGCCGGGCAGCTGGATAAGCACGGTGGCCACACCCGCCATGCCGTCGTCGGTGGGCTCGAGGGTGATGGGCCCCACCTTGAAGGAGGAGTACGAGAAGCCCATGAGCTGGGACAGGAAGGGGTCGGAGCGGCAGAAGTGCTGGTAGCCGCTGTGCgtggaggggtggtggtggtggtgcgaGGTGGGGTTGGTCGTGGAGGTGGGGGCGTAGTGGTGGGTGTTCAGGTAATGCAGGGGCAGGTGCTGGCCGCTGTTGCCCCCTCCCAGGGCGAGGTGGTGGTGCAGGTGGGTCGTCGGACCCGAGCCGGGGTCGTGCTTGTAGGACGTGGCCCCCAGCCTCCCCCTCGGGCCTACCATGACGCCTCCCAGCTTTCCCGTTCTGGCGTGGGAGAGCGAGACGGTGCTGCCCCCTACCCCTCCAGAGGAAGGCAGGTAGATCAGCTGGGGCTCCTCGGGCTCCAGATAGATGGTTAGCTTGGCGAAAGGCCGGGACGCCATTTTGGTCATCTCCTGGATGTGCCGCCTCTGCTCACGGCGGAAATCCAGGAACTGCTTGACCTTCCACAGCAGGACGCAgacggagaggaagaggaagaagcagGAGAAGAAGACGGAGAAGAAGACGAAGAGGTCGATGTGCGCCTGGTCCTGCCGGAGGAAGAGCAGGCCCTGGGACTGGCCGTCGTGGGCGTCCGTGCCCACCCCTCTGAGGGCGATGTAGAAGCGGCTGGATTTGAGGGAGTGCACCTCGTGGGGGAAGGTGATCACCACCCTGTCCCGCACCCCGCGGACGATCAGCACGGTCTGCGGCTTCCACACCGTGATGTAGGAGATGAGGCCCT harbors:
- the LOC118784395 gene encoding zinc finger protein 883, yielding QSASFKQWSVQIKEESNDFEVHAIQIKEELTELELAHSAVDSKATYCKQVKSCDSESVGIKPEPDSVQKGQEAVTVKTESVGDNGHHVGEVKDYPSLFKVKREDNKEQRTYFKQESPLDDADTGESDGHHASTASCPEYFPCPHCAVSFTAVSYLEKHLKWTHQQQYLALLRSRASQSKISTTKVEKMHSCPHCSQVFPSQRRLAAHLRELHPSTPPKKRHPCPQCARSFHYMASLQKHCKEWHKLATVCADGRLSCADCGKSFGALGRSGPHNCIDQNETVENGPLSTEGGYACNVCGKSCTTTQNLRVHMRTHTGERPYACGECGRRFSESGSLSKHRRIHTGLKPFKCQDCGKQFGRMNHLTSHQLTHSGEKPYPCPDCERRFGHKGDLKTHQRTHSGEKPYRCTECGKDFAIIGNLRAHQRVHSKEKGHQCGECGRKFGESGLLKKHLRTHTGERPYHCTVCGKQFSRIQHLKTHRRTHTGERPYSCAECGKSFSQSGDLTKHKRTHTGEKPYPCPDCERSYSNSGDLRKHSRSHSGARPYTCEECGKSFRMVQHLKVHTRTHTGERPYLCPHCPLAFSRPHHLTSHLKVH